CTGCTGTTGAAGGTGCTGGCGCACAACATCCGCTGCCTGATACACGGCATGTACGAGTTGGGGATCAATCCGAGCTTTTGTGCAACCCCGGTTCCTGCACAAAAGCTGGCGACGTTATGCTAGCTTTTGTGCAAAGCCCCCCCGGCGCAACCGTCACGTTGTTTCCTAGTGTTGGACTCGCTCTTGGTCGGTTCGCGGGATAGTCTTGTGCGCAGGAGGGCCAATCGTGTTTGTCGTGACCAACCGTATTCCCGTGGCCACAGGCCATGAGTCAGATTTCGAAGAGCGCTTCCGCCAGCGGGCGCATCTCATCGACCGCTCGCCCGGATTCATCAAGAACCAGATCCTGCGGCCGGTGCAGCGCCGCTTCAGCCACCAGACCGGACAATGGGAAGAGACCGCAGAGCAAGGCTATTACCTGGTGCAAACCTACTGGGAAAGCGAACAAGCGTTCTGGAATTGGACGAAGAGTGAGTCGTTCCGCAAGGCCCACAGCAATCGACCGCCCGCCGAGATGTTTGCCGGCCCCAACGTGCTGGAGATTCACGAGGTGGTTCTCAGTACGGATCGGCGCGAAGCTCCCGAAGGGTAGGGGCGGGCGCACGGCCGTGCGCCCGCGCGCACCCGGCGCCGACGCGCCCGGTGTACACAATTCTCCACCGCGGTTGTACCAACTTGTGCACCGGAAGGGGGGAAATCAGAGGGTCGTCCGTCCCTTTTGCTGGCATGCCGCTTGCCTTCTCATCGGTTAACAAGCGGGAGGTAGGGCATGCAGCTGATGGCGACCGGGAAATGGTCAAAAGTGGAAAAACGGTGGAAGATGCTAGTGGCCTTGCGCCGCCCGGCTGGTGGCCCGCCCGCCTCAACCCCTGAGCAACGCGAGCTGCGCGGCCCCGCGCGGCGGCGCTTCCGCAAGAATCCCAAGATATAGCTCGAAAGTCTGGGCCCCCCAACCCACCCCGTCCGGCGAGAGGCTTCGGCCGCTCGCCGGATGGGGCCACGCCCTGCGACTGCCGCCGCCACACTGTCAAGGGCGGTTGGCATGACGCTGGAAGCGGGCCACCGCACGGTTGTGCTCTTCGAAGGTGCGCGAGAAGGCGTGCGTTCCATCGTTGCGCGATACGAAGTAGAGATACGGCACTTTTGCCGGCGTCACCGCGGCACGGAGCGCCGCCAGACCCGGATTGCAGATGGGGCCCGGTGGGAGCCCCTGGTGCAGATAGGTATTGTAGGGCGAGTCCACCGCGATGTCCGCCGCCGTGGGTGCGCCGTGCACGTCGCGACCGTATGTGGCGGTGGGGTCCGACTGCAGGGGCATGGCCAGTTGCAGGCGGTTGTGGAACACCGCGGAAACCAGGGCGCGCTCGTCGGTGACCCCGGTCTCCTTCTCGATCACGGAGCCCAAGACGACCATGTCGCGTCCGCTCATGTCGGAGTCGAGGCGGAGCGGCTGGAGCCGCGCGGTCTCCTCATGGAAGTGCTCCACCATCACGGCCAGGATGCGCTCGGGCGGCGTGCTCCACGCGAAAGCGTAGGTGTCGGGAAACAGATACCCCTCCAGGCCGCTGCCGGGCACATCGAGGCTGAGCAGAAAGTGCGGGTCGTGGGCCAGGCAGAGGAATTGATCCGCGCCGCCAAAGCCGGCGGTCGCGAGTAGCGCGGCCACCTGGCTGAGGGTGCTGCCTTCCGGGATGGTGACGCGGTGCAACGCCGCCATCGGCGAGCGCAGCAGGGCGAGCACCTCGAGCGGCGAGAGGGGTTGATCGAAACGGTAGTCGCCGCTGCGGACCAGGCGGTCCAGCGCCTTCCAGCGCGCCCACAGGCGCAGCACCCAGGCGTGCCGGACCACGCCCGCCGCTTGCAGCCGGGCGCTGGTGGTGCGGAAGGGCTCTCCCGGTCCAATCGATACCACTGCGCCACCGGGTGGTAATGCCACCGGCGTGATCAATTGGCGCCACGTCCAGAAGGTCGCCCCGCCGGTGAGGGCAAACAACAACGTGCCAAGCACTAGGCAGCGCCGGAATAATCGAGCCATTGCTGCCTCTAGTCATCGCCTCATTTACGCAGTGAATCAATCTTGTCGAGCGGACGAGGGGCGCCGTACGCGCGCCGCTGTGCGGGGGGACGACTCCGAACATTAGCTCGATCCGACTCTCTTCTCACCGCCACCGCTCTGTGACAGACTCATGGCATGTCACCCGGATATTTTGCAGGACCAAAGCCGCGTGTGTTCGGCCATCGCGGTGCAGCCGCTCTGGCACCGGAGAATACGCTCCCGTCATTTGCACTGGCGCTTGCGCTCGGTGCCGACGTGCTCGAGCTCGACGTTCACGGCAGCCGCGACGGCGTGATCGTGGTCATCCACGACCCCATGCTGGAACGCACCACCAACGGCAGCGGCGCGGTGGGTGAGCATTACTGGCACGAGCTGCAGCAGCTGGACGCGGGGCACCAGTTCTCGCGTGACGGTCGTGACTTTCCGTATCGGGGCCAAGGTGTCCGCTTGCCGATGCTGGAAGCCGTCCTGCATAGCTTCCCGTTGGCCCGCTGCAACATCGAGGTGAAGCAAGAGCAGCCGCCGATCGTGGAAGAGGTGGTGCGAATCATCAATCAATTGAACGCGCAAGGCCGGGTCTTGCTGGCGGCCGAGCACGATTCAATCATGAGCCACATCCGCCGCCACGCGGGCGAGATGGCGACCAGCTTCGCCACCGGGGAGGTTGGCGACTTCATCTCGCGGGTGCAGGCATCCAATTTCGACGGCTATCGTCCGGAGGGCCAGGCGCTGCAGATTCCGACCCGCTTCGGTGACATCGAGCTGGTCACCGCCGACAGCGTGGCGGCTGCCCATCGCTACGGGCTCGAGGTGCATGCATGGACAATCAACGACCGCAAGGAGATGGAAGAGCTGCTGGCGTTCGGTGTCGATGGGATCATTTCCGACCTGCCAGGACTGGCGCGGGTGGTGGTTGATGAGCGGGTGGCTGGCCGCGCCGACGGTTGACCGGAAGCCCTCACACTGAGCTGACTAAGCGACCGCTTCTTCCTTCAGTTGGCGGCCGCAGGCTGGGCAGAAGTGCGCCCGCTGGGGGACGGAACGGCCGCAAGCGGGACAGAACGCGATGCGAGCTTGGCGGCGGTTCTCGGCACGCTCCCGCGTTTGCGCCGTCTTCGCCGTATCGAGAACCTTGATGGCATCGAGGGCCTCAGCCATATACTTGTTGCGGATGCCAGTGAAGTCGGCTTCTGAAAGCTTGCCCATGCGATAATCGAACTCCAGCTCTTTGATGGCGGAATAGGCTTCGAGCTTCTGCCGCTCGAGTTTCTGCCGCTCGGACGCGCTTACCGATGGCACCCCGTCAAGCCCAGCTGGCGCGTTGGTGAAGAATGGTGCGGCAACATATGCCGCCGCCGCCACCACCATCAACAGTCCAATCGCGATAGTCATCAGAAGAAAAGCCGTCAGCGCTCAGCTGTCAGCCCTCAGCCCCTGGGAAACGTCTAGCATCTTCCTGTTCCGCCGTCACGTCGATCAGCCCTCAGCTGATTGCTGACCGCTGATGGCTCTCTCGTCACTCCCCGAAATCCTTCAGCTCCTTTTCGAGGATCTTGTCATACGGTGACGGGGCAGGGATCTCCGGAGCCTCCCCTGTGGGCGCCGCCGGATGACTGCGGGCGCTCCAGCGCAGGATGGTCAGCCCCACCAGCAATCCGCCAATGGCAAGCATGAAAAAGGGCGTGACCCACGCGAGGATATTGAATCCGGAGGT
This region of Candidatus Binatia bacterium genomic DNA includes:
- a CDS encoding antibiotic biosynthesis monooxygenase — encoded protein: MFVVTNRIPVATGHESDFEERFRQRAHLIDRSPGFIKNQILRPVQRRFSHQTGQWEETAEQGYYLVQTYWESEQAFWNWTKSESFRKAHSNRPPAEMFAGPNVLEIHEVVLSTDRREAPEG
- the mltG gene encoding endolytic transglycosylase MltG; the protein is MARLFRRCLVLGTLLFALTGGATFWTWRQLITPVALPPGGAVVSIGPGEPFRTTSARLQAAGVVRHAWVLRLWARWKALDRLVRSGDYRFDQPLSPLEVLALLRSPMAALHRVTIPEGSTLSQVAALLATAGFGGADQFLCLAHDPHFLLSLDVPGSGLEGYLFPDTYAFAWSTPPERILAVMVEHFHEETARLQPLRLDSDMSGRDMVVLGSVIEKETGVTDERALVSAVFHNRLQLAMPLQSDPTATYGRDVHGAPTAADIAVDSPYNTYLHQGLPPGPICNPGLAALRAAVTPAKVPYLYFVSRNDGTHAFSRTFEEHNRAVARFQRHANRP
- a CDS encoding glycerophosphodiester phosphodiesterase translates to MSPGYFAGPKPRVFGHRGAAALAPENTLPSFALALALGADVLELDVHGSRDGVIVVIHDPMLERTTNGSGAVGEHYWHELQQLDAGHQFSRDGRDFPYRGQGVRLPMLEAVLHSFPLARCNIEVKQEQPPIVEEVVRIINQLNAQGRVLLAAEHDSIMSHIRRHAGEMATSFATGEVGDFISRVQASNFDGYRPEGQALQIPTRFGDIELVTADSVAAAHRYGLEVHAWTINDRKEMEELLAFGVDGIISDLPGLARVVVDERVAGRADG
- a CDS encoding zinc ribbon domain-containing protein, translated to MTIAIGLLMVVAAAAYVAAPFFTNAPAGLDGVPSVSASERQKLERQKLEAYSAIKELEFDYRMGKLSEADFTGIRNKYMAEALDAIKVLDTAKTAQTRERAENRRQARIAFCPACGRSVPQRAHFCPACGRQLKEEAVA